In the genome of Ensifer adhaerens, one region contains:
- a CDS encoding phosphoribosylamine--glycine ligase, protein MNVLLIGSGGREHALAWKIAQSPKLTTLYAAPGNPGIADCATCVTLNVDDHAAVIAFCREKSIPFVVVGPEAPLVAGLADALRAEGIAVFGPSAAAAQLEGSKGFTKDLCAKYDIPTGAYQRFNNAPKAKAYVRAQGAPIVVKADGLAAGKGVTVAMTVDEACAAIDDCFEGAFGAAGAEVVVEAYLDGEEASFFCLCDGKTLLALASAQDHKRVGDGDTGPNTGGMGAYSPAPVMTPEIVERTMKDIIEPTMRGMAADGHPFSGVFFAGLMITAKGPELIEYNVRFGDPECQVLMMRLKSDLLELLLATAEGRLHEVTAEWRDETALTVVMASKGYPGSYEKNTPIAALPSPTHTQRIFHAGTAWKDGQLVATGGRVLNITALGKTVTEAQARAYAMADEVNWPNGFMRHDIGWRAVAREN, encoded by the coding sequence ATGAACGTGCTGCTGATCGGTTCGGGTGGGCGTGAACATGCGCTGGCATGGAAGATTGCGCAATCGCCGAAGCTCACGACGCTTTATGCCGCCCCCGGCAATCCCGGCATCGCGGACTGCGCGACCTGCGTCACGCTGAATGTCGACGACCACGCCGCCGTCATCGCCTTCTGCCGCGAGAAATCGATCCCGTTTGTCGTCGTCGGGCCAGAAGCGCCGCTGGTCGCAGGCCTTGCCGATGCGTTGCGCGCCGAAGGCATCGCCGTTTTCGGCCCCTCGGCCGCGGCCGCCCAGCTCGAGGGCTCCAAGGGCTTCACCAAGGATCTCTGCGCCAAGTACGACATTCCGACCGGCGCGTATCAGCGCTTCAACAATGCGCCGAAAGCCAAGGCCTATGTGCGGGCGCAAGGCGCGCCCATCGTCGTCAAGGCGGACGGGCTGGCGGCTGGCAAGGGCGTGACGGTGGCGATGACCGTGGACGAGGCTTGCGCCGCCATCGATGATTGCTTCGAGGGCGCATTCGGTGCCGCAGGCGCGGAAGTCGTGGTCGAGGCCTATCTCGATGGTGAAGAGGCTTCCTTCTTCTGCCTCTGCGACGGCAAGACGCTCCTTGCGCTGGCCTCCGCGCAGGATCACAAGCGCGTCGGCGATGGCGACACGGGGCCGAACACGGGCGGCATGGGAGCCTATTCCCCAGCGCCTGTCATGACGCCCGAGATCGTCGAGCGCACGATGAAGGATATCATCGAGCCGACCATGCGCGGCATGGCGGCCGATGGACATCCCTTCTCCGGCGTCTTCTTCGCCGGCCTGATGATCACGGCGAAGGGGCCGGAACTCATCGAATACAATGTCCGTTTTGGCGATCCGGAATGCCAGGTGCTGATGATGCGGCTGAAGTCGGACTTGCTGGAGCTTCTTCTGGCAACGGCTGAAGGCCGTCTGCATGAAGTGACTGCCGAGTGGCGGGACGAGACGGCGCTGACCGTCGTCATGGCCTCGAAGGGCTATCCGGGTTCCTACGAGAAGAATACGCCGATTGCCGCCCTGCCCTCGCCGACGCACACGCAACGCATCTTCCATGCCGGCACGGCATGGAAGGATGGTCAGCTTGTCGCGACGGGTGGCCGCGTGCTCAACATCACCGCCCTTGGCAAGACCGTGACGGAGGCGCAGGCCCGCGCCTATGCCATGGCCGATGAGGTGAACTGGCCGAACGGGTTCATGCGCCACGATATCGGGTGGCGCGCCGTTGCACGCGAAAATTAA
- a CDS encoding putative efflux protein, MATE family, with protein sequence MQNPNSNPFLHAPIGALFVRTALPMILVMVVNGLFSVVDAFFLGVYAGADALTAVTLTFPISMLMIALTTMAGAGMASHVARALGAGERERAQSVFLSAHTLALGFWAVLAVLFAALGWPAIQLAANHDASLAEQGWRFMAITIYAAPVTFFLSLQGDTLRSEGKAGLMAMLAVSATLLNILFNYVLIGRLGYGTAGSAAGTIAAQALALIVVLTIRLRGRLPLTFVAPAGFRATAHWGEIVRLGLPPSLSFVGIALASTAIIASVQAWAGGHYADTIAAYGIVVRIMSFCFLPLLGLNLAAQSIAGNNYGAGLYARSDRTAIFALGAALVYAAVLETGLVLFPGAVGRLFVDNPAVIAEVARLLPYAMATYVIYAPMNVLAGYFQALGQARMAGLLSLTKPYLLSVPLILALPFAVGEKGIWLASPVGDLVMLGIVALALRQAAARTGARLGIFHAPA encoded by the coding sequence ATGCAGAACCCGAATTCCAATCCCTTCCTCCACGCGCCCATCGGCGCGCTCTTTGTCCGCACCGCGCTGCCGATGATCCTTGTCATGGTCGTCAACGGACTGTTTTCCGTGGTCGATGCCTTCTTCCTCGGCGTCTATGCCGGGGCCGATGCGCTGACGGCGGTGACGCTCACCTTCCCGATCTCCATGTTGATGATCGCGCTGACGACCATGGCCGGCGCGGGCATGGCGAGCCATGTCGCCCGCGCGCTCGGCGCTGGCGAACGGGAGCGCGCGCAATCGGTCTTCCTCTCCGCGCACACGCTGGCGCTCGGCTTCTGGGCGGTGCTGGCCGTCCTCTTCGCGGCTCTCGGCTGGCCGGCGATCCAGCTGGCGGCCAATCACGATGCGAGCCTTGCCGAACAGGGCTGGCGCTTCATGGCGATCACCATCTATGCCGCACCGGTCACCTTCTTCCTGTCGCTCCAGGGCGACACGCTGCGCTCGGAGGGCAAGGCGGGGCTGATGGCGATGCTGGCTGTGTCCGCTACGCTTCTCAACATCCTCTTCAACTATGTGCTGATCGGGCGGCTGGGCTATGGCACGGCCGGTTCCGCGGCGGGCACGATTGCGGCACAGGCGCTGGCGTTGATCGTGGTACTCACCATCCGTCTGCGCGGCCGCCTGCCCCTGACTTTCGTGGCACCGGCCGGTTTCCGCGCGACCGCCCATTGGGGCGAGATCGTGCGGCTTGGCCTGCCGCCGTCGCTCTCCTTCGTCGGCATTGCGCTGGCCTCGACCGCCATCATTGCCAGCGTGCAGGCCTGGGCGGGCGGGCATTATGCCGATACGATCGCCGCCTATGGCATCGTCGTGCGGATCATGAGCTTCTGCTTCCTGCCGCTGCTTGGCCTGAACCTCGCGGCGCAGAGCATTGCCGGGAATAATTATGGCGCGGGGCTCTATGCCCGCTCCGACCGCACAGCGATCTTCGCGCTCGGCGCGGCGCTCGTCTATGCGGCGGTACTGGAGACCGGGCTGGTGCTCTTTCCCGGCGCGGTTGGGCGGCTCTTTGTCGACAATCCGGCGGTCATTGCCGAGGTCGCGCGGCTCCTGCCCTATGCGATGGCGACCTATGTCATCTATGCACCGATGAATGTGCTGGCCGGCTATTTCCAGGCGCTGGGGCAGGCGCGGATGGCGGGGCTGCTCAGCCTCACGAAGCCATATCTGCTGTCCGTGCCGCTCATTCTCGCGCTGCCATTTGCAGTCGGCGAAAAGGGCATCTGGCTTGCCTCGCCGGTCGGCGATCTGGTGATGCTGGGGATTGTGGCACTGGCGCTGCGGCAGGCGGCAGCCCGGACGGGCGCGCGGCTGGGGATTTTTCACGCGCCAGCGTAG
- a CDS encoding Uncharacterized conserved protein YbbK, DUF523 family, translating to MSEKNPLKILISACLHGQPVRYDGQAKTLDHPLVARWREEGRLVAICPELAGGFDTPRLPAEIEQGMTGADVLDGRARVLESGGRDVTAAYMDGAMAALDLARQTGCVAALLIDGSPSCGSRAIYDGTFSGAKHAGQGVTAALFAAAGLPVFSHQEVEALEDFLRDQ from the coding sequence GTGTCAGAGAAGAACCCATTGAAAATCCTCATCAGCGCCTGCCTCCACGGCCAACCCGTCCGCTATGACGGTCAGGCGAAAACCCTTGACCATCCCCTTGTCGCCCGCTGGCGCGAGGAAGGCCGCCTTGTCGCCATCTGTCCCGAACTCGCCGGCGGTTTCGATACGCCGCGCCTGCCAGCCGAAATCGAGCAGGGCATGACCGGCGCTGATGTTCTGGACGGCCGCGCCCGCGTGCTCGAAAGCGGCGGCAGAGATGTGACAGCCGCCTATATGGACGGCGCAATGGCAGCACTTGATCTCGCGCGTCAGACCGGCTGCGTGGCGGCGCTTCTCATCGACGGCAGCCCGTCTTGCGGATCGCGGGCGATCTATGACGGCACGTTTTCCGGCGCGAAACATGCCGGCCAGGGTGTGACGGCGGCGCTGTTTGCCGCCGCCGGCCTGCCGGTGTTTTCGCATCAGGAGGTCGAGGCGCTGGAGGATTTTCTTCGCGACCAGTGA
- a CDS encoding glycyl-tRNA synthetase beta chain — MPDLLLELRSEEIPARMQRKAAGDLKKLVTDALVEAGLTYEGAREYWTPRRLTLDIRGLTARSADTREEKKGPRTDAPAQAIEGFLRSAGLTSVDQAEKVTDPKKGEFYIAVIQKPGRAAEDIIADVMPGIIRNFPWPKSMRSGAASAKPGALRWVRPLQSIVCMFGPEHDETVVIPFEVDDIVAGNVTYGHRFHAPGPITVRRFDDYAASLEKAKVVLDAERRKQIILQDAQNLAFASGLELVEDEGLLDEVSGLVEYPHVLMGTFEEEFLEIPAEIIRLTIKTNQKCFVCRRQGVEGLANRFILVSNIAAKDDGKEIMHGNGKVVRARLSDAAHFYKRDQKDMPDLGDLKDSAAKFRLDLKKPLDQRMAKLDHLGVTFHAKLGSQGERVTRIRALAAELARITGADAAKVDRAVVLAKADLRTEAVGEFPELQGLMGRKYALLQGEDADVAAAIEEHYKPLGPSDSLPTNPVAVAVALADKLDTLVGFWAIDEKPTGSKDPYALRRAALGVIRVLLEKGVRLNLSAAFYWSFFSVLTGQQKGDVYVFAKGKQIAGQSHGSGYMSVGHYSHSENQRARFENLFDPSGSFYAVRDQTIAGSDGKLPFRLSMHGAEVLAEFPSVIDLETSLLSFFHDRLKVYLRDLGARHDIIDAVLTPDADDLLMVARRAEALTAFITSEDGKNLLAGTKRATQLLAAEEKKGTKVASSVDDALFTEEAEKALFAAVALSRQEADEAVKREDFRDAMAALSKLRGPVDRFFTDVLVNDENPAIRANRLALLALIREATGTVADFSKISG; from the coding sequence ATGCCGGACCTTCTGCTTGAACTTCGCTCCGAGGAAATCCCCGCCCGCATGCAGAGAAAAGCTGCCGGCGACCTGAAGAAGCTGGTGACCGATGCGCTGGTCGAGGCAGGCCTGACCTATGAGGGCGCGCGCGAATACTGGACGCCGCGCCGCCTCACGCTCGACATTCGCGGCCTCACCGCCCGTTCCGCCGACACGCGCGAGGAAAAGAAGGGCCCCCGCACGGATGCCCCCGCGCAGGCGATCGAAGGCTTCCTGCGTTCCGCCGGCCTCACCTCCGTCGATCAGGCCGAGAAAGTCACCGATCCCAAGAAGGGCGAGTTCTACATTGCCGTGATCCAGAAGCCCGGCCGCGCGGCAGAAGACATCATCGCCGATGTCATGCCCGGCATCATCCGCAATTTCCCGTGGCCCAAGTCGATGCGCTCGGGTGCCGCCTCGGCCAAGCCCGGCGCTCTGCGCTGGGTGCGCCCGCTGCAATCCATCGTCTGCATGTTCGGCCCCGAACATGACGAAACGGTCGTCATCCCGTTTGAAGTCGATGACATCGTCGCCGGCAATGTCACCTACGGCCACCGCTTCCATGCGCCGGGCCCGATCACGGTCCGCCGCTTCGACGATTATGCCGCGAGCCTTGAGAAGGCCAAGGTCGTGCTTGATGCCGAGCGCCGCAAGCAGATCATCCTGCAGGACGCCCAGAACCTCGCCTTCGCCTCCGGGCTTGAACTGGTCGAGGACGAGGGCCTGCTCGATGAGGTCTCCGGCCTTGTCGAATATCCGCATGTGCTGATGGGCACGTTCGAGGAGGAATTCCTCGAAATCCCCGCCGAAATCATCCGCCTGACCATCAAGACAAACCAGAAATGTTTCGTCTGCCGGCGCCAAGGCGTCGAGGGGCTGGCCAACCGCTTCATCCTGGTTTCCAACATCGCCGCCAAGGACGATGGCAAGGAAATCATGCATGGCAATGGCAAGGTCGTCCGCGCCCGCCTGTCGGATGCCGCGCATTTCTACAAGCGCGACCAGAAGGACATGCCCGACCTCGGCGACCTGAAGGACAGCGCCGCCAAGTTCCGCCTCGACCTCAAGAAGCCGCTCGACCAGCGCATGGCGAAGCTCGACCATCTCGGCGTCACCTTCCATGCCAAGCTCGGTTCGCAGGGCGAACGCGTCACGCGCATCCGGGCGCTGGCCGCCGAACTTGCCAGGATCACCGGCGCCGATGCCGCCAAGGTCGACCGCGCCGTGGTTCTCGCGAAAGCCGACCTTCGCACCGAAGCCGTCGGCGAATTCCCCGAGCTTCAGGGCCTCATGGGCCGCAAATATGCGCTCCTGCAGGGCGAAGATGCCGACGTGGCCGCTGCCATCGAGGAACACTACAAACCCCTCGGCCCGTCCGACAGTCTGCCAACCAACCCGGTCGCGGTCGCGGTCGCGCTCGCCGACAAGCTCGACACGCTGGTTGGCTTCTGGGCGATCGACGAGAAGCCCACGGGCTCGAAGGATCCCTATGCGCTGCGCCGTGCGGCGCTGGGTGTGATCAGGGTGTTGCTGGAGAAGGGTGTGCGGCTCAATCTCTCAGCTGCGTTCTATTGGTCATTTTTCAGCGTGCTTACGGGGCAACAGAAAGGTGACGTGTATGTGTTTGCAAAGGGCAAGCAAATAGCTGGCCAGTCTCACGGCTCTGGTTATATGTCCGTTGGCCATTACTCACATTCTGAAAATCAAAGGGCTCGCTTCGAAAATTTGTTTGATCCAAGCGGATCTTTTTATGCGGTGAGAGATCAAACAATCGCAGGTTCTGATGGGAAGCTGCCGTTCCGGCTGAGTATGCACGGAGCGGAAGTGCTTGCAGAGTTTCCGTCGGTCATTGATCTGGAAACGAGCCTCCTCTCCTTCTTCCATGACCGCCTGAAGGTCTATCTCCGCGATCTCGGCGCGCGTCATGACATCATCGACGCCGTGCTGACGCCGGATGCGGATGATCTCCTGATGGTGGCCCGCCGCGCCGAGGCGCTGACGGCCTTCATCACCTCGGAAGACGGCAAGAACCTGCTCGCCGGCACCAAGCGCGCCACGCAGCTGCTCGCCGCCGAAGAGAAGAAGGGCACGAAGGTTGCAAGCTCCGTAGACGATGCGCTCTTCACCGAGGAGGCCGAAAAGGCGCTCTTTGCTGCCGTCGCCCTTTCCCGCCAGGAAGCCGACGAGGCCGTCAAGCGCGAGGACTTCCGCGACGCCATGGCCGCCCTTTCGAAGCTCCGCGGCCCGGTCGACCGCTTCTTCACCGACGTGCTGGTCAATGACGAAAACCCTGCGATCCGCGCCAATCGGCTTGCGCTTCTGGCGCTGATCCGCGAGGCGACGGGCACGGTGGCGGATTTCTCGAAGATTTCGGGGTAA
- a CDS encoding Predicted membrane protein, producing MNSLKDPLSSVGGLDSPSGCRHLPHKGGDGLRHALPSSNEPIERGWVTPPIRGQARGTRGARHESSPPLWGRWPAGQRGSYAPISVLTAVLFLLFAALPATAAEVIRNFHADVTLDKSGLVTVTEQIEVNAEGRDIRHGIFRDFPLTFRKTDGSIGEVDFSLTAVRRDGRDEPHSTEYIDNGIRIYAGDKDTYVSSGRHVYEFVYTTNRQVRYGPNADLFAWNVTGNFWKFPILQANADIHLPDGVKPTRLQIYTGAAGATGSDGTIRMSGATVNVQATRALSPNDGMTAWITLPKGAIDPPSAEQQRWWWLKDNRNAFIALIGLALVWGWYGWSWLKVGRDPPRGIVVPRWDAPDGISPALVNYIDNKGFGDGGWKAFSAAALNLAVAGRLKLEDLKTSIILTDTKSGGATKLPPGEGAIMARVVSAGGTLRLDKSNGTAVQAAGAAFVDAITKENRGKYYNANIGYVVLGVILSIVTFVSLIAFGRFSSDDIALLVVPVILAAVLGVFAGVLGKGFRPGVSAGRKIFYIIVLGIIGLAAFSVLGSIVSLMFEELLSHGELPVIVGLGGIVIANILAFFIMGAPTALGAKMMDGIDGLRQYLTLAEKDRMNMAGAPQMSPQHFEKLLPYAVALGVEKPWTETFDKWLAAAKIDDYQPGWYSGSNYGGFAGSVGGFSHSMASTIQSTLPAPPPSSSSSGGFSGGGSSGGGGGGGGGGGW from the coding sequence ATGAACAGTCTCAAAGACCCCCTCTCGTCTGTTGGCGGGCTCGATTCCCCCTCTGGCTGCCGCCATCTCCCCCACAAGGGGGGAGACGGATTGCGGCACGCTTTGCCATCCAGCAATGAACCCATCGAACGCGGTTGGGTTACCCCGCCTATACGTGGACAAGCGAGAGGGACGCGCGGCGCTCGCCACGAGTCCTCTCCCCCCTTGTGGGGGAGATGGCCGGCAGGCCAGAGGGGGTCTTATGCCCCGATCTCGGTCCTGACTGCTGTTCTCTTCCTCCTCTTCGCCGCACTCCCTGCCACCGCCGCCGAAGTCATCCGCAACTTCCATGCCGATGTGACCCTCGACAAGAGCGGCCTCGTCACCGTCACCGAACAGATCGAGGTCAATGCAGAAGGGCGTGACATCCGCCACGGCATCTTCCGCGATTTCCCGCTGACCTTCCGCAAAACGGATGGCTCGATTGGCGAGGTCGATTTCTCGCTGACGGCGGTGCGCCGCGATGGGCGCGATGAGCCGCATTCGACCGAATATATTGACAACGGCATCCGCATCTATGCCGGCGACAAGGACACCTATGTCAGTTCCGGCCGCCACGTCTATGAGTTCGTCTACACGACGAACCGGCAGGTACGCTACGGACCGAATGCCGACCTCTTCGCCTGGAACGTGACGGGCAATTTCTGGAAATTCCCGATCCTGCAGGCGAACGCGGATATCCATCTGCCCGACGGTGTAAAGCCGACCCGCCTTCAGATCTATACCGGCGCTGCCGGCGCAACGGGAAGCGATGGGACGATCCGCATGAGCGGCGCGACGGTCAATGTACAGGCCACCCGCGCCCTCAGCCCGAATGACGGCATGACCGCCTGGATCACCCTGCCCAAGGGCGCGATCGATCCGCCGTCTGCGGAACAGCAACGCTGGTGGTGGCTGAAAGATAATCGCAACGCCTTCATCGCGCTGATCGGCCTCGCCCTCGTCTGGGGCTGGTATGGCTGGTCTTGGCTCAAGGTCGGCCGCGATCCGCCGCGCGGCATCGTCGTGCCGCGCTGGGATGCGCCGGACGGCATTTCGCCGGCGCTGGTGAACTATATCGACAACAAGGGCTTCGGCGATGGCGGCTGGAAGGCGTTTTCGGCCGCAGCCCTGAACCTCGCCGTCGCCGGCCGGCTGAAGCTCGAAGACCTCAAGACCTCGATCATCCTCACGGATACGAAGAGCGGTGGCGCAACCAAACTGCCACCCGGCGAAGGCGCCATCATGGCCCGCGTCGTGTCCGCCGGCGGAACGCTCCGGCTGGACAAATCCAATGGCACGGCCGTGCAGGCGGCGGGCGCGGCCTTTGTGGATGCCATTACGAAGGAAAATCGGGGCAAATATTACAACGCCAATATCGGCTATGTGGTGCTCGGCGTCATCCTGTCCATCGTCACCTTCGTCTCTCTGATTGCCTTCGGCCGCTTCTCCTCGGATGACATCGCGCTACTCGTCGTCCCAGTGATTCTGGCCGCCGTTCTCGGCGTCTTCGCCGGCGTGCTCGGCAAGGGCTTTCGGCCCGGTGTGTCGGCAGGGCGCAAGATCTTCTACATCATCGTCCTCGGGATCATCGGGCTGGCCGCTTTCTCGGTTCTCGGCTCCATCGTCTCGCTGATGTTCGAGGAACTGCTGTCCCATGGCGAACTTCCCGTCATTGTCGGTCTCGGCGGCATCGTGATCGCCAACATCCTCGCCTTCTTCATCATGGGCGCGCCGACCGCGCTTGGCGCAAAGATGATGGATGGGATCGACGGCCTGCGGCAGTACCTGACGCTCGCCGAAAAGGACCGCATGAACATGGCCGGCGCGCCGCAGATGTCGCCGCAGCATTTCGAAAAGCTGCTGCCCTATGCCGTGGCACTGGGCGTCGAAAAGCCCTGGACGGAGACGTTCGACAAGTGGCTCGCGGCGGCGAAGATCGATGACTATCAGCCCGGCTGGTATTCCGGCTCCAATTACGGCGGCTTTGCCGGCTCTGTCGGCGGCTTCTCGCATTCCATGGCGTCCACCATCCAGTCGACGCTGCCAGCCCCTCCGCCATCCAGCTCGTCTTCCGGCGGCTTCAGCGGCGGCGGCTCCTCCGGCGGCGGGGGTGGCGGTGGCGGTGGCGGCGGCTGGTAA
- a CDS encoding 3-phosphoshikimate 1-carboxyvinyltransferase — translation MNKDTLTVIPPDHALTGRVMPPGSKSITNRALLLAGLARGTSRLTGALKSDDTLYMAEALRAMGVTVEEPDATTFVVTSSGTFKEPEKPLFLGNAGTATRFLTAAVAMFNGRFVVDGDEHMRKRPIAPLVASLASLGVQIEAPTGCPPVTVDAKGGFTANRVVIDAGLSSQYVSALLMAAACGREPFTVELAGSAIGARGYITLTTACMTAFGADVREEGNARWVIAPTGYRAADYLIEPDASAATYLWGAEVLTKGKIDLGVAATEFSQPDARSYDMIAAFPHMPAEIDGSQMQDAIPTLAVLAAYNETPVRFTGIENLRVKECDRIRALSLGLNNIRPGLAREEGDDLIVNADPALAGQTVSARIDTFADHRIAMSFALAGLKTSGIAIENPSCVAKTYPNYWDALGSLGVKFERKAG, via the coding sequence ATGAACAAAGATACGCTCACCGTCATCCCGCCGGACCATGCGCTGACCGGCCGCGTGATGCCGCCCGGCTCCAAGTCGATCACCAACCGCGCGCTCCTGCTCGCCGGCCTTGCCAGGGGCACGAGCCGGCTGACCGGCGCGCTGAAAAGCGACGACACGCTCTATATGGCCGAGGCCCTGCGCGCGATGGGCGTCACGGTCGAAGAGCCGGACGCGACAACCTTCGTCGTCACCAGCTCCGGCACGTTCAAGGAGCCGGAAAAGCCGCTCTTCCTCGGCAATGCCGGGACGGCGACACGCTTCCTGACCGCCGCCGTTGCCATGTTCAACGGCCGTTTCGTGGTCGATGGCGATGAGCATATGCGCAAGCGCCCCATCGCGCCGCTGGTCGCCTCGCTCGCCTCTCTCGGCGTTCAGATCGAGGCCCCGACCGGCTGCCCGCCGGTTACGGTGGACGCCAAGGGCGGCTTCACCGCCAACCGCGTCGTCATCGATGCCGGCCTGTCGTCGCAATATGTCTCGGCGCTCCTGATGGCTGCCGCCTGCGGGCGTGAGCCTTTCACGGTCGAGCTTGCGGGTTCGGCCATCGGCGCGCGCGGCTATATCACGCTGACGACTGCCTGCATGACCGCCTTTGGCGCGGACGTCCGCGAGGAGGGCAATGCCCGCTGGGTCATCGCGCCGACCGGATATCGCGCCGCCGATTATCTCATCGAACCCGACGCCTCTGCCGCCACCTATCTCTGGGGTGCTGAAGTGCTGACCAAGGGTAAAATAGACCTCGGCGTCGCCGCAACCGAATTTTCCCAGCCGGATGCGCGTTCCTACGACATGATCGCCGCTTTCCCGCATATGCCCGCCGAGATCGACGGCAGCCAGATGCAGGATGCCATTCCGACGCTCGCCGTGCTCGCCGCGTACAACGAAACGCCCGTGCGCTTCACAGGCATCGAGAACCTGCGCGTCAAGGAATGCGACCGCATCCGCGCGCTGTCGCTGGGGCTGAACAACATCCGTCCGGGCCTTGCGCGCGAGGAGGGCGACGACCTCATCGTCAACGCTGATCCGGCGCTGGCCGGCCAGACCGTTTCGGCGCGCATCGACACCTTCGCCGATCACCGCATCGCCATGAGCTTCGCGCTCGCCGGCCTCAAGACATCCGGCATCGCCATCGAGAACCCGTCCTGCGTCGCCAAGACCTATCCGAACTATTGGGATGCGCTCGGCTCGCTTGGCGTGAAATTTGAGCGTAAGGCGGGATAG
- a CDS encoding LemA protein, producing the protein MYALIIIVAIAAYAVIVYNGLVRSRQMAEEAWSGIDVQLKRRADLIPNLIETVKGYASHEKSTLEEVVELRNKAQAVPQGDVAGRAAAEGMLGQALGRIIALAEAYPDLKANQNFIELQKSLETIEGEVQMARRYYNGAARELNVKVESVPSNFVAKAFGFVKMAYFEITNEADRAVPQVKF; encoded by the coding sequence ATGTATGCATTGATTATTATTGTCGCGATCGCGGCCTATGCCGTCATCGTCTATAACGGCCTCGTGCGCTCGCGCCAGATGGCGGAAGAGGCGTGGTCCGGCATCGACGTGCAGCTCAAGCGCCGCGCTGACCTCATCCCGAACCTCATCGAGACGGTGAAGGGCTATGCCAGCCATGAGAAGTCGACGCTGGAAGAGGTCGTCGAGCTGCGCAACAAGGCGCAGGCCGTGCCGCAGGGCGATGTTGCCGGTCGTGCCGCTGCTGAAGGCATGCTCGGCCAGGCGCTCGGCCGGATCATCGCGCTCGCCGAAGCCTATCCGGACCTGAAGGCCAACCAGAACTTCATCGAACTACAGAAATCGCTTGAGACCATCGAAGGCGAAGTGCAGATGGCGCGTCGTTATTACAATGGCGCGGCCCGCGAGCTGAACGTCAAGGTCGAGAGCGTGCCGTCTAATTTCGTCGCCAAGGCCTTCGGCTTCGTGAAGATGGCCTATTTCGAAATCACCAACGAGGCCGACAGGGCTGTTCCTCAGGTCAAGTTCTGA
- a CDS encoding glycyl-tRNA synthetase alpha chain has translation MTTTLAPHMDPKRSFQALILTLHNYWADKGCAVLQPYDMEVGAGTFHPATTLRALGPKPWKAAYVQPSRRPSDGRYGENPNRLQHYYQYQVILKPNPSNLQELYLGSLEAIGLDPLIHDIRFVEDDWESPTLGAWGLGWECWCDGMEVSQFTYFQQVCGIECSPVAGELTYGLERLAMYVQGVDNVYDLNFNGREGDEKISYGDVFLQAEQEYSRHNFEFADTEMLHRHFIDAEKECQALLAAGAPGDNDNLRLHKCVFPAYDQCIKASHVFNLLDARGVISVTERQSYILRVRTLAKACGEAFLLTDAGGVNWKDVA, from the coding sequence ATGACCACGACACTTGCTCCCCATATGGACCCGAAGCGCTCTTTCCAGGCGCTGATCCTGACGCTGCACAATTACTGGGCCGACAAGGGTTGCGCCGTTCTCCAGCCTTATGACATGGAAGTGGGCGCGGGTACGTTCCACCCTGCCACGACGCTGCGCGCGCTGGGCCCCAAGCCCTGGAAGGCTGCCTACGTTCAGCCCTCGCGCCGCCCCTCCGATGGCCGCTATGGCGAAAACCCCAACCGCCTGCAGCACTATTATCAGTATCAGGTCATCCTGAAGCCGAACCCGTCGAACCTTCAGGAGCTCTATCTCGGATCGCTCGAAGCCATCGGCCTCGACCCGCTGATCCACGATATCCGCTTCGTCGAGGACGACTGGGAAAGTCCGACGCTTGGCGCCTGGGGGCTGGGCTGGGAATGCTGGTGCGACGGCATGGAAGTCTCGCAGTTCACCTACTTTCAGCAGGTCTGCGGGATTGAATGCTCGCCCGTCGCCGGCGAACTGACCTATGGCCTCGAACGGCTGGCCATGTATGTGCAGGGCGTCGACAACGTCTATGACCTGAACTTCAACGGTCGCGAAGGCGACGAGAAGATCAGCTATGGCGATGTCTTCCTGCAGGCCGAGCAGGAATATTCCCGCCACAATTTCGAGTTTGCCGACACCGAAATGCTGCACCGGCATTTCATCGATGCGGAGAAGGAATGCCAGGCGCTTCTGGCCGCCGGTGCGCCCGGCGACAACGACAACCTGCGTCTCCACAAATGCGTCTTCCCGGCCTATGACCAGTGCATCAAGGCTTCCCACGTCTTCAACCTGCTGGACGCGCGCGGCGTGATCTCGGTCACCGAACGCCAGTCCTACATCCTGCGCGTCCGCACACTCGCCAAGGCCTGCGGCGAGGCGTTCCTGCTGACGGACGCGGGTGGGGTGAACTGGAAGGATGTGGCGTAA